A genomic window from Solanum dulcamara chromosome 11, daSolDulc1.2, whole genome shotgun sequence includes:
- the LOC129873602 gene encoding BURP domain-containing protein 5-like, with the protein MKLQLLYSTIFLLTFVASSHAAISPEVYWKIKLPNTQIPKVIEDLLPQAEDEIVNREKKVYYGLHQHGAWIFHAATEDEIREIKNKTPTQRDNFLYKPYFFEKELLKGKIINFPSLKNKNEAPFWPRQFVESIPFSSDKIPQILTHFSIDSNSKDAKTIEETVKVCEEPAMKGEKRKCATSLESMVDFGIFMLGTNNVKVIATEVQGENQMVQKYTIKEVELMADGVNMICHKLNYAYAVHFCHGRGGTRTYMVSMIGVDGTKVKAVSICHKDTSLWNPKGLPFVVLNVKPGAPSICHYLQDDQIVFLP; encoded by the exons ATGAAGCTGCAGCTACTCTACTCTACTATTTTCTTG cTTACTTTTGTAGCAAGTAGTCATGCAGCTATATCTCCAGAGGTTTATTGGAAAATAAAATTGCCCAACACTCAAATACCCAAAGTAATTGAAGATTTACTTCCCCAAGCAG AGGATGAGATTGTTAACAGAGAGAAGAAAGTATACTATGGTTTACACCAACATGGAGCCTGGATTTTCCATGCTGCTACTGAGGACGAGATTCGTGAGATAAAAAATAAGACCCCTACCCAAAGAGATAACTTTCTTTACAAACCTTACTTCTTCGAAAAAGAATTACTCAAAGGAAAAATCATCAACTTTCCCTCTCTAAAAAACAAAAACGAAGCACCATTCTGGCCTCGTCAATTTGTGGAATCCATTCCCTTCTCATCGGATAAAATCCCACAAATTCTAACCCATTTTTCGATAGATAGCAACTCAAAAGATGCAAAAACAATTGAAGAAACAGTCAAAGTTTGTGAAGAGCCCGCGATGAAAGGAGAGAAGAGAAAGTGTGCAACTTCTTTGGAGTCTATGGTAGATTTCGGGATATTCATGCTTGGAACAAACAATGTTAAGGTAATTGCAACAGAGGTCCAAGGGGAAAATCAAATGGTGCAAAAATACACCATTAAAGAAGTCGAACTCATGGCTGATGGAGTTAACATGATATGCCACAAACTTAACTACGCGTATGCAGTACATTTTTGTCATGGCAGAGGAGGTACAAGGACATATATGGTATCGATGATTGGTGTTGATGGAACAAAGGTTAAAGCAGTATCAATATGCCACAAAGATACATCTCTTTGGAATCCAAAAGGATTGCCTTTTGTAGTGCTTAATGTTAAGCCTGGAGCTCCCTCTATTTGTCATTACCTTCAAGATGATCAAATAGTATTTCTCCCTTAA